A stretch of DNA from Flavobacteriaceae bacterium MAR_2009_75:
ATATGCACCGCTCGTAAAGCCTTCTACCTGTTCTAAGCTTAGAGAGTTGAAATAGCTAGAGGGACTTAATTCCGTAATCGGGTCTTCTTCTAAATCTGAGCATCCTATGATAGAGACACCCATCAACAATAGGGTTAAAATTTTGTATGTCTTCATGATGTTTTCTTTTTAATTGCAATTAAAATTTTAAGTTGAGTGCGAAGTTCACAGATTTAACTGTAGGGTAATTTCCGAAATCATGCCCCTGCACAACATTGGCCGATCCCGTATCTCCACCTCCACTTCCGAAATAGCTTACTTCGGGATCAAGACCGGTATACTTTGTAAACGTTAACAAATTCTGTGCACTGATAGATAGCCTAAGGTTATCTACTCCGATTTTCTCAATTATATCGGAAGGAAAAGTATAGCCTAAAGCTATGTTCTTAAGCCTTACATAACTACCGTCTTCAATGAATCGAGAAGATATTTCTCTATCCCTGATTTTATTGGAAGGTATATTTGAATCTGTATTAGTTGGAGACCAAGCATTGAAAACATCTGTAATCGAGTTTGAATCACCATTAAATAACTGCACATTGGTAAGGTTTATAATTTCACCACCCTGAGAGCCTTGAAAAAAGATATTTAAATCTAAATTTTTATATCTGAAATTATTTGTGAAACCAAAAGTGAAGTCAGGATTAGGATCTCCAATAATTTTTTGGTCACCCGTATCAATTTCACCACTACCGTCTACATCGGTAAACAACGGATCGCCAGCTTCAGCAAAACCACCTTTAAGCGCCGTACCCGCAGGCAAATCACCTCCCTGGTAAACCCCTTGATATTCAAGCCCCCAAAAAAGACCGATAGCCTCACCTTCTCTTAAAATATAAGTGTCTTTACCTGCAAAATAACCTGGAGCGGCACTATCGATTATATCACCGTTATTAAGCTTAACAACTTCATTTTTGTTAGTAGCAAGATTGAAATCGGTCGTCCAACTGAAATTTTCTTTACTTACGTTTCTGGTACTTAAAGTAATTTCAAAACCTTTATTATTAATCTCCCCTACGTTAGAGAAAACCTCTAAATCTACTGCCCCACTATAGGCGGGAGATGTTGCGGTTTCGAGCAATAAATCTTTAGTATCAATATTGTAATAATCTAGTGAAAGTGCAATTCTATTGTTGAACAGACCTAAATCAAGACCTAGATTAGTCTGATATGACGATTCCCATTTTAAATCTGGATTAGCTTCTTGAGAAACTGAAACAGTTGGATCCGATTCTATAGCCGTTGCCGGAGTAACCGCCAATTCGGCCAGTGATTGATAAGGAGATATCGCTTGATTACCCGTAACCCCGTAACTAGCTCTTAATTTTAAGTTGGAAACGGTCTCACTGTCCTTTAAAAAGTTTTCGTTCGATATCTTCCAACCAATAGCACCAGAGGGGAAAATGGCATATTTCTCATTTTCGGCGAAGTTTGATGCACCATCTCTTCTTACGGTAGCGGTCAACAAATATTTATCGCCGTAGTCATAATTCAACCTACCAAATTGAGATTGAATTTCAGATTCAGAAATTGACGAAGTAACTCTACGGGTTTGAACTTGACCAGCCGCTAAATTATAAAAAAGGAAGTCATCGGAAAGCAGCTCCTGAGTTAGTGCTGAAAATCGTATCGTATTTGTCTTTTGATAAGAGTAACCACCTAATAAAGTTAGATTACCCTTACCTAGCTCTGCGTTGTAGGTCAAATAATTTTCACTCAAAAGGTTTGTACTTCTTCTGTTCGCCAAACTTGCAAAACCAGTGGAAAGCTGAAAAGTTTGTGGCTTGAAAGCACCTACAGTCTCGTTAACCGTACTATAACCAAAGGTAGTTTTAAAGCTTAGGTTGTCTAATATATCGTAATTCGCATAAAGGTTGGTTCTGTAATTATCCGTCTTAGTTTCATTGACCAATTCGTTGGCCACCGCAAATGGATTTTCTACACCATCACCAACAGAATTTTGTGTGAAATTACCATCGTCATCATATATACCCCTATCTGGAGTGAATCTAAAGGCAAGTGAAATAACATCATCACCACCACCATTGGCAGTTTCGCCAGTAGACTGTGTAAGTACACCATTTTTTGTACCTCTACTACCAAAAAGGTTCATACC
This window harbors:
- a CDS encoding TonB-linked SusC/RagA family outer membrane protein → MLLLSISLFAQDGYTLTGTVNDETNVPIPGVNVVIQNTTTGTSTDFDGNFSINVNAGDVLEFSSLGYSSKSITIDNQQTLDVILAEDASQLDEVVVVGYGSQKKSDITGSVSSVKSEELTAFPLASAEQALQGRAAGVVVQSNNGGEPGAPIAIKVRGNTSIGANSGPLIVVDGFVGATMPQPNDIESIEVLKDASATAIYGSRGSGGVVLVTTKKGRTGKISVEVNTAYSIQNTANRLDLLNADEFARYQQIINPAYVQGPENTDWQDVIYNSGSTANHQFSFSGGSENINFYASANYFKQDGIVRNSDFDKLTFLSNIDAQVTDKLKLGMNLFGSRGTKNGVLTQSTGETANGGGDDVISLAFRFTPDRGIYDDDGNFTQNSVGDGVENPFAVANELVNETKTDNYRTNLYANYDILDNLSFKTTFGYSTVNETVGAFKPQTFQLSTGFASLANRRSTNLLSENYLTYNAELGKGNLTLLGGYSYQKTNTIRFSALTQELLSDDFLFYNLAAGQVQTRRVTSSISESEIQSQFGRLNYDYGDKYLLTATVRRDGASNFAENEKYAIFPSGAIGWKISNENFLKDSETVSNLKLRASYGVTGNQAISPYQSLAELAVTPATAIESDPTVSVSQEANPDLKWESSYQTNLGLDLGLFNNRIALSLDYYNIDTKDLLLETATSPAYSGAVDLEVFSNVGEINNKGFEITLSTRNVSKENFSWTTDFNLATNKNEVVKLNNGDIIDSAAPGYFAGKDTYILREGEAIGLFWGLEYQGVYQGGDLPAGTALKGGFAEAGDPLFTDVDGSGEIDTGDQKIIGDPNPDFTFGFTNNFRYKNLDLNIFFQGSQGGEIINLTNVQLFNGDSNSITDVFNAWSPTNTDSNIPSNKIRDREISSRFIEDGSYVRLKNIALGYTFPSDIIEKIGVDNLRLSISAQNLLTFTKYTGLDPEVSYFGSGGGDTGSANVVQGHDFGNYPTVKSVNFALNLKF